One stretch of Paraburkholderia fungorum DNA includes these proteins:
- a CDS encoding DUF779 domain-containing protein, whose protein sequence is MTDEKKVARVIATPAAIELIDKLRAEHGDVIFHQSGGCCDGSAPMMFPKNEFMVGGSDVKLGFIAGVPFYMSESQFEYWQHTQLIIDAVPGNGGMFSLERPSGLRFLTRSRLFEDDENAWLETHPVEKADA, encoded by the coding sequence ATGACCGATGAAAAGAAAGTCGCGCGCGTAATCGCGACGCCTGCCGCCATCGAGTTGATCGACAAATTACGCGCCGAACATGGGGACGTGATATTCCATCAATCCGGTGGATGCTGCGACGGCAGCGCCCCGATGATGTTTCCGAAGAACGAGTTCATGGTCGGTGGCTCCGACGTGAAACTCGGCTTCATTGCTGGCGTGCCGTTTTACATGAGCGAATCGCAATTCGAGTACTGGCAGCACACGCAGTTGATCATCGACGCGGTGCCGGGAAATGGCGGGATGTTTTCGTTGGAGCGTCCCAGCGGTCTGCGGTTTTTGACGCGCTCCAGGTTGTTCGAAGACGACGAGAACGCGTGGCTCGAAACGCATCCTGTGGAGAAAGCGGACGCGTAA
- a CDS encoding ethanolamine ammonia-lyase subunit EutB produces the protein MSYTESIGSRTYRFADLKTLMAKASPQRSGDQLAGVAAASEEERVAAKMSLAQVPLRTFLNEALIPYESDEVTRLVIDGHSPQAFAEIAHLTVGDFRNWLLSSTTDADALTRIAAGLTPEMVAAVSKLMRNQDLIAAARKRPVITRFRNTVGLPGRMSVRLQPNHPTDDVKGIAASMLDGLMYGCGDAMIGINPASDNLAAITKLLVMIDDFRQRYQVPTQSCVLTHVTNTIAAIEKGAPVDLVFQSIAGTEKANAGFGISLALLQEAYEAGLSLKRGTVGNNLMYFETGQGSALSADAHFGVDQQTCEVRAYAVARKFNPFLVNTVVGFIGPEYLYDGKQITRAGLEDHFCGKLLGVPMGCDICYTNHAEADQDDMDNLLTLLGVAGINFIMGIPGADDVMLNYQSTSFHDALYVRDVLGLRRAPEFEEWLESMQITDARGALLSASPQQPLLEGARDWMGIA, from the coding sequence ATGAGCTACACCGAGTCGATCGGCAGTCGAACGTACCGGTTTGCCGATCTGAAAACGCTGATGGCGAAAGCCAGTCCGCAACGTTCCGGCGACCAGCTCGCGGGCGTCGCGGCAGCCAGCGAAGAAGAACGGGTCGCTGCAAAAATGTCGCTGGCGCAGGTGCCGTTGCGCACGTTCCTTAACGAGGCGCTGATCCCGTACGAAAGCGACGAGGTCACGCGTCTCGTGATCGACGGGCACTCGCCGCAAGCGTTCGCCGAGATCGCGCATCTCACGGTCGGCGATTTTCGCAACTGGCTGCTGAGCAGCACGACCGATGCCGACGCGCTCACGCGCATCGCTGCCGGGCTCACGCCGGAGATGGTCGCGGCGGTGTCGAAGCTGATGCGCAATCAGGATCTGATCGCGGCTGCGCGCAAGCGTCCGGTGATCACGCGGTTTCGCAACACGGTCGGTTTGCCCGGCCGCATGTCGGTGCGTCTGCAACCGAATCATCCGACCGACGACGTCAAAGGCATCGCTGCATCGATGCTCGACGGTCTGATGTACGGCTGCGGCGACGCGATGATCGGCATCAACCCGGCCAGCGACAATCTCGCGGCCATCACGAAGCTGCTGGTGATGATCGACGACTTCCGTCAGCGCTACCAGGTGCCGACGCAATCGTGCGTTCTCACGCACGTCACCAATACGATTGCGGCAATCGAGAAGGGCGCGCCGGTCGATCTGGTGTTTCAATCGATCGCGGGAACGGAGAAAGCGAACGCAGGCTTCGGCATTTCGCTCGCTCTGTTGCAGGAGGCGTACGAAGCGGGCTTATCGCTGAAACGAGGGACTGTCGGCAACAATCTGATGTACTTCGAAACGGGGCAGGGCAGTGCGTTGTCTGCAGACGCGCATTTCGGCGTCGATCAGCAAACGTGCGAAGTGCGCGCGTATGCCGTCGCGCGCAAGTTCAATCCGTTTCTGGTCAACACAGTGGTCGGCTTTATCGGACCCGAGTACCTGTACGACGGCAAGCAGATCACGCGCGCAGGTCTCGAAGATCACTTCTGCGGCAAGCTGCTCGGCGTGCCGATGGGTTGCGATATCTGCTACACCAACCATGCCGAAGCGGATCAGGACGACATGGACAACCTGCTCACGTTGCTCGGCGTAGCAGGCATCAATTTCATCATGGGCATTCCGGGCGCGGACGACGTGATGCTCAACTATCAAAGCACGTCGTTCCACGACGCGCTTTATGTGCGCGACGTTCTCGGTTTACGCCGTGCGCCGGAATTCGAAGAATGGCTTGAGTCGATGCAGATCACCGACGCGCGCGGCGCGTTGCTGAGCGCATCGCCGCAACAGCCGCTGCTCGAAGGCGCACGCGACTGGATGGGAATTGCATGA
- the adh gene encoding aldehyde dehydrogenase: MNHAEMQFLTTEFPYKKQYANFIGGEWVKPVGGEYFDNVSPITGEPFTSIPRSREADIELALDAAHKAKVAWGKTSVAERANILNRIADRMEANLQRIAVAETIDNGKPLRETMAADIPLAIDHFRYFAGAVRAQEGGISEIDHDTVAYHFHEPLGVVGQIIPWNFPILMAVWKLAPALAAGNCVVLKPAEQTPASILVLLELIHDLLPPGVINVVNGFGLEAGKPLASNKRIAKIAFTGETTTGRLIMQYASQNIIPVTLELGGKSPNIFFADVMNEDDSFFDKALEGFTMFALNQGEVCTCPSRVLIEEKIYDRFMERALKRVAAITQGHPLDSKTMIGAQASQEQLEKILSYVDLGKQEGAECLIGGERNTLDGELSKGYYVKPTVFRGHNKMRIFQEEIFGPVVSVTTFKNEEEALEIANDTLYGLGAGVWTRDGTRAYRFGREVQAGRVWTNCYHAYPAHAAFGGYKQSGIGRENHKMMLDHYQQTKNLLVSYSDKPLGFF; encoded by the coding sequence ATGAATCATGCAGAGATGCAGTTTCTGACCACCGAATTCCCGTACAAGAAGCAGTATGCGAATTTCATCGGCGGCGAATGGGTCAAGCCGGTGGGCGGCGAGTACTTCGACAATGTGTCGCCGATTACCGGCGAGCCGTTCACGTCGATTCCCCGTTCGCGTGAAGCCGATATCGAACTCGCACTCGACGCCGCGCACAAAGCGAAAGTAGCGTGGGGCAAAACGTCCGTCGCAGAGCGCGCGAACATCCTGAACCGCATCGCCGACCGGATGGAAGCGAACCTGCAACGCATCGCGGTCGCCGAAACGATTGACAACGGCAAGCCGCTGCGCGAAACGATGGCCGCCGACATTCCGCTCGCCATCGATCACTTCCGCTATTTCGCCGGCGCCGTGCGTGCGCAGGAAGGCGGTATCTCCGAGATCGATCACGACACCGTCGCGTATCACTTTCATGAGCCGCTAGGCGTGGTCGGCCAGATCATCCCCTGGAATTTCCCGATTCTGATGGCCGTGTGGAAGCTTGCACCCGCACTCGCAGCCGGCAATTGCGTCGTGCTCAAGCCAGCGGAACAAACACCCGCGTCGATCCTCGTATTGCTCGAACTGATACACGACCTGCTGCCTCCCGGCGTGATCAACGTGGTGAACGGCTTCGGTCTCGAAGCAGGTAAGCCGCTCGCGTCGAACAAACGCATCGCCAAGATCGCGTTTACCGGCGAGACCACGACGGGCCGTCTGATCATGCAGTACGCGAGCCAGAACATCATTCCGGTGACGCTCGAACTCGGCGGCAAGAGCCCGAACATTTTCTTTGCCGACGTGATGAACGAAGACGACAGCTTCTTCGACAAGGCGCTCGAAGGCTTCACGATGTTTGCGCTGAACCAGGGCGAAGTGTGCACGTGTCCGTCGCGCGTGCTGATCGAAGAAAAGATCTACGACCGCTTCATGGAACGTGCGCTGAAGCGCGTCGCCGCGATTACGCAAGGGCATCCGCTCGACAGCAAGACGATGATCGGCGCGCAGGCGTCGCAGGAACAGCTTGAAAAAATCCTCTCGTATGTCGATCTCGGCAAACAGGAAGGCGCCGAATGTCTGATTGGCGGTGAACGCAATACGCTCGACGGCGAGTTGAGCAAAGGCTACTACGTGAAGCCGACCGTGTTCCGCGGCCACAACAAGATGCGCATTTTCCAGGAGGAAATCTTCGGGCCAGTCGTGTCGGTGACGACTTTCAAGAACGAAGAAGAAGCACTCGAAATCGCCAACGACACGCTGTACGGCCTGGGCGCCGGCGTGTGGACTCGCGACGGCACGCGCGCGTATCGCTTCGGCCGTGAAGTTCAGGCTGGCCGCGTATGGACCAATTGCTATCACGCGTATCCGGCGCATGCGGCGTTTGGCGGCTACAAGCAGTCGGGCATCGGACGTGAAAATCACAAGATGATGCTCGACCACTATCAGCAGACCAAGAACCTGCTGGTCAGCTATAGCGACAAGCCGCTCGGGTTTTTCTGA
- a CDS encoding helix-turn-helix domain-containing protein: MTIDARDDRLTHSAPSPQPSFCVQTHVAYDADEQARNLHGWNQTYDQLTAGCFVGGLTELCVDDMQVFVETTSHTLRQTCEVQKDAYWFGIPTCPLGTGRIDAQIISADALAFRPGGVEFELLTSAGYEIFGVVVTGEALRRYAADIEGVSLDEHLPNAQVVSIGAERKEQLCASLRQLLGGGAASDAPLTSTARSNLQASVLASLFDVGALSACEGVAMPARPRRQSIVWEARDYVLANRDRAINVPELCERLHVSRRTLQYCFQDVLNMAPATYLRAIRLNGARRDLSNAARESRSVQDVAAAWGFWHLSQFATDYRKMFGVRPSETLKAAAGRLAEFAH, translated from the coding sequence ATGACGATTGATGCCCGAGACGATCGCCTGACACATTCCGCGCCGAGCCCGCAACCAAGCTTCTGCGTGCAGACACACGTCGCCTACGACGCCGACGAGCAGGCGCGCAATCTTCACGGCTGGAACCAGACTTACGACCAGTTGACCGCGGGCTGCTTCGTCGGCGGTCTGACGGAGCTGTGCGTCGACGATATGCAGGTGTTCGTCGAAACGACGAGCCACACGCTGCGGCAAACCTGTGAGGTGCAGAAAGACGCGTACTGGTTCGGCATTCCGACCTGCCCGTTGGGCACGGGCCGAATCGATGCGCAAATTATTTCCGCCGACGCTCTGGCGTTTCGTCCGGGCGGCGTCGAGTTCGAACTACTGACGTCCGCGGGGTATGAGATTTTCGGCGTGGTGGTAACGGGTGAAGCATTGCGTCGTTATGCAGCGGATATCGAGGGCGTGAGCCTCGACGAGCATCTGCCGAACGCGCAGGTCGTGTCGATCGGTGCGGAGCGCAAGGAGCAGTTGTGCGCGTCGCTGCGCCAGTTGCTAGGTGGCGGTGCGGCGAGCGATGCGCCTTTGACTTCAACGGCGCGTAGCAACTTGCAGGCATCGGTACTGGCGTCGCTGTTCGACGTCGGCGCGTTGTCGGCGTGCGAAGGCGTTGCGATGCCCGCACGTCCGCGTCGTCAGTCTATTGTTTGGGAGGCGCGCGACTATGTGCTAGCCAATCGGGACCGCGCGATCAACGTGCCCGAATTGTGCGAACGGCTGCACGTGAGCCGTCGAACCTTGCAGTACTGCTTTCAGGACGTGCTCAACATGGCGCCGGCCACGTATCTGCGCGCGATCCGTTTGAATGGCGCGCGCCGCGATCTGTCGAATGCCGCGCGCGAATCGCGCTCCGTGCAGGACGTGGCGGCGGCGTGGGGCTTCTGGCATCTGAGCCAGTTTGCAACCGATTATCGGAAGATGTTCGGCGTGCGGCCTTCGGAGACGTTGAAGGCGGCGGCGGGTCGTCTGGCTGAATTCGCTCACTAG
- the eutC gene encoding ethanolamine ammonia-lyase subunit EutC, which yields MSDFLEKNPWNALRQFTNARIALGRAGSSLPTAPLLAFNLSHAQARDAVHHPLDTGALHQQLREQGFTSLDAHSAAPDREHYLRRPDLGRRLSEESRAELVQVAAEPSDVVFVIGDGLSAFAASKQSIPLLQAVCPQLKDWKIGPVVVARQARVALGDEIGELLNAKLVVMLIGERPGLSSPDSLGIYLTYAPKVGCSDAQRNCISNVRPEGLDYPLAAHKLHYLLTNGRRLGLTGVGLKDDSDAQQLAGTSTAPAVSDDSNPGAA from the coding sequence ATGAGCGACTTCCTCGAAAAGAATCCGTGGAATGCGTTGCGGCAGTTCACTAATGCACGCATTGCATTGGGCCGCGCGGGCAGCAGTTTGCCGACTGCGCCGTTGCTGGCGTTCAACCTGTCGCATGCGCAGGCGCGCGACGCCGTGCATCATCCTCTAGATACCGGGGCGTTGCATCAGCAGTTGCGGGAACAGGGCTTCACGTCGCTGGACGCGCATAGCGCAGCGCCGGATCGCGAGCACTACCTGAGGCGTCCCGATCTGGGTCGCCGTTTATCGGAGGAGAGTCGTGCAGAACTTGTGCAGGTCGCTGCAGAACCGAGCGACGTAGTGTTCGTCATCGGCGATGGTCTGTCGGCGTTCGCTGCGTCAAAGCAATCCATTCCGCTACTACAGGCCGTATGCCCGCAATTGAAGGATTGGAAGATCGGGCCCGTAGTCGTCGCGCGTCAGGCGCGGGTCGCGTTAGGCGATGAAATCGGAGAATTGCTGAACGCAAAATTGGTGGTGATGCTGATCGGCGAGCGGCCAGGTTTAAGTTCGCCCGATAGCCTCGGCATCTACCTGACTTACGCGCCAAAGGTAGGTTGCAGCGACGCGCAACGCAATTGCATATCGAACGTGCGTCCCGAAGGACTCGACTATCCGTTGGCCGCGCACAAGCTGCACTACCTGCTGACCAACGGCCGACGCCTCGGGCTCACCGGCGTCGGTCTGAAAGACGACAGCGACGCGCAGCAGCTTGCAGGCACAAGCACCGCGCCCGCCGTGAGTGACGACTCAAATCCGGGCGCAGCGTAA
- a CDS encoding AraC family transcriptional regulator encodes MDDSSSRARYETRLARVLDHIYDHLDEPLDIDHLAEIACLSPYHWHRIYQAMYGETVATTVRRLRLHHAAGHLANGSMSIAEIAERSGYSSLQSFSRTFRAVFGVPPAQYRKRGTHSRFRPALSGDDQMTMREVDIRSVEPFTLLTVDHIGPYMQIGKAFDALFGWLARHNLLEAEMRMIGIYLDDPGVVDENALRSKAGVLLPQRVLAAVTAKAPVLATSVRGGEYAVLRHKGPYSDMRAAYEWLYGTWLVQSGREAADAPVFEEYLNSPKDTAPADLVTEICLPLK; translated from the coding sequence ATGGATGATTCCAGTAGCCGGGCCCGCTATGAAACGCGGTTGGCACGTGTGCTCGACCATATTTACGATCATCTCGATGAGCCGCTCGACATCGATCATCTGGCGGAAATCGCGTGTTTGTCGCCGTATCACTGGCATCGGATTTATCAGGCGATGTATGGCGAGACGGTCGCCACGACTGTGCGCCGGCTGAGGTTGCATCACGCGGCGGGACATCTGGCGAACGGTTCGATGTCGATTGCCGAGATTGCCGAGCGCTCCGGTTACAGCAGTCTGCAGTCTTTTTCCCGTACTTTTCGTGCGGTGTTCGGCGTGCCGCCGGCGCAGTATCGCAAGCGAGGTACGCATAGCCGGTTCCGTCCGGCACTCTCAGGAGACGATCAAATGACGATGCGCGAAGTGGATATCCGTTCTGTCGAGCCGTTTACGCTTTTAACGGTGGATCACATTGGACCGTATATGCAGATCGGCAAGGCGTTTGATGCTTTGTTCGGCTGGCTGGCCCGACATAATCTGCTGGAGGCGGAAATGCGGATGATCGGGATTTATCTAGATGATCCCGGTGTGGTTGATGAAAATGCGTTGCGGTCGAAGGCAGGGGTTTTGTTGCCGCAGCGGGTGTTGGCGGCGGTGACGGCGAAAGCGCCGGTTTTGGCGACTTCCGTGCGAGGCGGGGAATATGCGGTGTTGCGGCACAAAGGTCCTTATAGCGATATGCGGGCAGCGTATGAGTGGTTGTATGGAACGTGGCTTGTGCAGTCCGGTCGTGAAGCGGCGGATGCGCCGGTGTTTGAAGAGTATTTGAATAGTCCGAAGGACACGGCGCCGGCGGATCTGGTGACGGAGATATGTTTACCGTTGAAGTGA
- the eat gene encoding ethanolamine permease: MKPESSSQPIGKIVHHELKQTLGTWQLWGIAVGLVISGEYFGWSYGWASAGTLGFVITAIFIAAMYTTFIFSFTELTTSIPHAGGPFAYARQAFGPTGGYLAGAATLVEFVFAPPAIALAIGAYLHVQFPGLEPKHAAMGAYLVFMALNIVGVQIAAAFELCVTLLAIFELLVFMGVVSPGFRWSNFTTGGWSGANTFSMGSFHGMFAAIPFAIWFFLAIEGVAMAAEEAKNPKRSIPIAYVTGILTLVVLAIGVMVFAGAAGDWTKLSNINDPLPQAMKFIVGEHSGWMHMLVWLGLFGLVASFHGIILGYSRQIFALARAGYLPEWLSKVHPRFKTPHRAILAGGVVGIAAIYSDELIQFGGQTLTANIVTMSVFGAIVMYIISMLSLFKLRRTAPNMERPFRAPLFPLFPAFALVAAVICLATMVYFNFLVAIVFAIFLALGYVYFLATRHQRDAAPSDALLEE, translated from the coding sequence ATGAAACCAGAGTCCAGCAGTCAGCCCATCGGCAAAATCGTGCATCACGAGCTCAAGCAGACGCTTGGCACATGGCAGTTATGGGGTATTGCAGTCGGCCTCGTCATCTCGGGCGAATACTTCGGCTGGAGCTATGGCTGGGCGAGTGCGGGCACCCTCGGCTTCGTTATCACGGCGATCTTCATTGCCGCGATGTACACGACCTTCATCTTCAGTTTTACCGAACTCACCACGTCGATCCCACACGCAGGCGGCCCGTTCGCGTACGCGCGCCAGGCGTTCGGCCCGACCGGCGGCTATCTCGCGGGCGCCGCGACGCTCGTCGAATTCGTGTTCGCGCCACCGGCGATCGCGCTCGCCATCGGCGCCTATCTGCACGTGCAATTCCCCGGCCTCGAACCGAAGCACGCGGCAATGGGCGCGTATCTCGTCTTCATGGCGTTGAACATCGTCGGCGTGCAGATTGCCGCGGCGTTCGAGTTGTGCGTGACGTTGCTCGCGATTTTCGAACTACTGGTTTTTATGGGCGTCGTGTCGCCTGGTTTCCGCTGGTCGAACTTCACAACCGGTGGCTGGTCGGGCGCGAATACCTTCAGCATGGGTTCGTTCCACGGCATGTTCGCGGCGATTCCGTTCGCCATCTGGTTTTTCCTCGCGATCGAAGGTGTCGCGATGGCCGCCGAAGAAGCCAAAAATCCGAAGCGCTCGATTCCGATCGCCTATGTCACCGGCATTCTGACGCTGGTCGTGCTCGCCATTGGCGTGATGGTGTTTGCCGGCGCGGCTGGCGACTGGACCAAGCTCTCGAACATCAACGACCCGCTGCCGCAAGCAATGAAATTCATCGTCGGCGAACATAGCGGGTGGATGCATATGCTCGTGTGGCTCGGCCTGTTTGGTCTCGTCGCGTCGTTTCACGGCATCATCCTCGGCTATTCGCGACAGATCTTCGCGCTGGCTCGTGCGGGTTATCTGCCGGAGTGGCTTTCGAAGGTGCATCCGCGTTTCAAGACGCCGCATCGCGCGATTCTCGCGGGCGGCGTGGTCGGCATTGCCGCGATTTATAGCGATGAGTTGATCCAGTTCGGCGGCCAGACGCTGACGGCGAACATCGTGACGATGTCGGTTTTTGGCGCTATCGTGATGTATATCATCAGCATGTTGTCGCTGTTCAAGCTGCGCCGTACTGCGCCGAACATGGAGCGTCCGTTCCGCGCGCCGCTGTTTCCGTTGTTTCCGGCGTTCGCGCTGGTGGCCGCGGTGATCTGTCTGGCGACGATGGTCTACTTCAATTTTCTGGTGGCGATCGTGTTTGCAATCTTTCTCGCGCTGGGCTACGTCTACTTCCTCGCGACGCGCCATCAACGCGATGCGGCGCCGTCGGATGCATTGCTGGAAGAGTGA
- a CDS encoding type VI secretion system Vgr family protein has translation MGAADLIDQIHSGIFQNERLVKLDTPLGSNTVLVQRVVGSSRVGRDYSFTIDVASADENIELKQLIAQPVTLWLQQTDKSYRPMHGFVHTARRLGSDGGLTSYQISFACWLHFLRFRRDARIWQDVTVDEIITEVFNQHPQAQGAFRFALSKPVQPRSFCVQYEDDWNFVNRLMEAEGWYGYFEQSNDGQSHKLVVTDNLDSFKPASPQTVEFYRAGTNSEADALVQWSGTRTLQSTSIVTSTFDYKSPLYAKGTNIPTIGNQGSLPSQAEIYEYSGAYTYLTQDRGDALSKIRMEEWESRAKRFHGTGALRQLDAGQWFELTDHPGHDSGNVQERQFAVLSIEWVIENNLPVSRSRVEFPHSLQAKVDAMRASFGAAQPAAATQPSDGSTGFFMATVETQRRTVPFRSPFDHRKPVMPTQTATVVGPSGEEVFTDQLNRVKVRMHWDRLNSGDEKASCWVRVSYPNAGNNWGGVFTPRIGQEVVITYVDGDPDRPLITGRVYNSASTPQWHTQGQLSGYKSKEHKGSGYNQLVLDDTTAQNRVQLYSTQTAAQLNLGYLVSQSDNQRGQFRGTGFELATDAYGAIRSQKGLYISTFGRAAANGDQLDASEARSQLSAGQQLLSATSDTAKQHGAADMQAIDSLKTFTSATQSGYGGATAGTASPGQDASGGSGTANGFSDPVLLLASPKGVGITTPTSVHIHAGENTTMSANSDMNIATGKSLVANAVDRISLFAYKLGMKLIAARGKLEIQAQTDGIDLLASKGIKISSSTDAIQLSAEKEILLTSGGAYIRISGGNIQVHAPGQIDIKGSEHSFTGPTRYDGQPPALPKSVVNDQQFVLKDETTGNVMPLAPYRIEGSDGQILARGITDAEGKTVRVFTGTREQNLKMFHEDDQA, from the coding sequence ATGGGGGCAGCTGACTTAATCGATCAGATTCATTCGGGCATTTTCCAGAATGAGCGTCTGGTAAAACTGGATACGCCGCTCGGCTCCAATACTGTGCTGGTGCAACGGGTAGTTGGGAGCAGCCGGGTGGGCCGCGATTACTCGTTTACTATCGACGTAGCATCCGCAGACGAAAACATTGAATTAAAACAACTGATTGCGCAACCCGTTACGCTTTGGTTACAGCAAACAGACAAATCTTATCGTCCAATGCATGGATTTGTTCATACTGCTCGGCGATTAGGTTCAGATGGAGGCCTCACCAGTTATCAGATCAGTTTTGCCTGCTGGCTGCATTTTCTTCGGTTCCGCCGTGATGCGCGCATATGGCAGGATGTTACGGTCGACGAAATCATCACTGAGGTATTCAATCAGCATCCACAAGCGCAAGGTGCCTTTCGTTTTGCACTCAGCAAGCCGGTGCAGCCGCGATCATTCTGTGTTCAATATGAAGATGACTGGAATTTCGTTAATCGGCTGATGGAGGCGGAGGGCTGGTACGGCTATTTTGAACAGTCTAACGACGGCCAATCGCACAAACTCGTCGTTACCGATAATCTCGACTCTTTCAAACCAGCATCTCCACAAACGGTCGAGTTCTATCGCGCAGGCACGAATAGCGAAGCCGATGCGCTGGTCCAATGGTCGGGGACCAGAACCTTGCAGAGCACCTCGATCGTAACCAGCACGTTCGACTATAAATCGCCGCTTTATGCAAAGGGCACCAATATTCCTACTATCGGGAATCAGGGATCACTACCGTCACAGGCTGAAATTTACGAGTATTCCGGCGCGTATACGTATCTTACGCAAGACCGGGGCGACGCATTATCCAAAATCCGGATGGAGGAATGGGAGTCGCGCGCCAAGCGTTTTCACGGCACAGGCGCGCTGCGTCAGCTTGATGCGGGACAATGGTTTGAACTAACAGACCATCCCGGTCATGACAGCGGCAATGTACAGGAGCGGCAATTTGCCGTGCTGTCGATCGAATGGGTAATCGAGAATAATTTGCCGGTATCGCGCAGCCGCGTCGAGTTTCCCCATAGCTTACAAGCGAAGGTGGACGCGATGCGTGCGAGCTTCGGGGCAGCCCAGCCTGCAGCCGCAACCCAGCCGAGCGACGGCAGCACGGGTTTTTTCATGGCGACCGTCGAAACGCAACGTCGAACCGTGCCGTTCCGTAGTCCATTCGATCATCGCAAGCCTGTGATGCCGACGCAAACGGCCACAGTTGTCGGGCCGTCCGGTGAGGAAGTATTCACTGATCAGCTAAACCGCGTGAAAGTACGCATGCATTGGGATCGGCTGAACAGTGGTGATGAAAAAGCTTCCTGTTGGGTTCGCGTTTCCTATCCGAATGCCGGCAACAACTGGGGCGGTGTGTTTACGCCACGTATCGGCCAGGAAGTGGTCATAACCTATGTGGATGGCGACCCGGATCGCCCTCTGATCACCGGGCGGGTGTACAACAGCGCGAGTACTCCGCAGTGGCATACCCAAGGCCAACTCTCTGGCTATAAGTCCAAAGAACACAAAGGGTCCGGCTATAACCAGCTCGTTCTCGACGACACGACCGCTCAGAATCGTGTCCAGCTGTACAGCACCCAGACCGCGGCACAGCTTAATCTAGGCTATCTCGTCTCCCAGAGCGATAACCAACGCGGCCAGTTCCGCGGGACCGGCTTCGAACTTGCCACCGATGCCTACGGGGCAATCCGTTCGCAGAAGGGCCTCTACATCAGCACCTTTGGCCGGGCCGCCGCCAATGGTGATCAGCTCGACGCCAGCGAAGCACGCAGTCAGCTATCCGCTGGCCAGCAGCTATTGAGCGCCACATCGGATACGGCGAAACAGCATGGCGCGGCCGACATGCAAGCGATCGATTCGCTGAAGACTTTCACCAGTGCCACGCAATCCGGGTACGGCGGGGCGACGGCGGGGACTGCAAGTCCGGGGCAGGATGCCTCAGGCGGCTCAGGTACGGCGAACGGCTTTAGTGATCCCGTGCTGCTGCTTGCTTCGCCCAAAGGGGTGGGGATTACCACGCCCACGAGCGTTCACATTCACGCCGGTGAGAACACCACAATGTCGGCCAATAGCGATATGAATATCGCCACCGGAAAAAGCCTCGTCGCCAATGCCGTCGACAGGATTAGTCTGTTTGCGTACAAGCTCGGTATGAAGTTGATCGCGGCGCGGGGCAAGCTCGAAATTCAGGCTCAGACCGATGGTATCGATTTGCTGGCGAGCAAGGGCATCAAGATTTCATCATCAACCGATGCGATCCAGCTCAGTGCGGAAAAGGAAATCCTGCTCACATCAGGTGGCGCATATATCAGGATCAGTGGCGGGAACATTCAGGTACATGCACCTGGCCAGATAGACATCAAAGGTTCGGAACATTCGTTCACGGGACCGACACGATACGACGGACAGCCGCCCGCGCTGCCAAAGTCTGTCGTCAACGATCAACAGTTCGTCCTCAAGGACGAGACGACTGGCAATGTAATGCCACTCGCGCCGTATCGTATTGAGGGTAGCGACGGTCAGATTCTGGCACGTGGCATTACCGACGCCGAAGGTAAGACGGTGCGGGTCTTCACAGGCACTAGGGAACAGAATCTGAAAATGTTCCATGAAGATGATCAGGCATAA